The genomic DNA CTGGTAGAGCGTGGGACCCGGGACGTACTCCATGACGAGCACCAGGTACTCGGGCTGTTCCTCGGGCCATTTGAAATGGCTCCGCAGCCGCACCACCTGGGGGAACTCATGGCGCAGCAGGATGTACAGCTCGCGCCAGCCCCACTCCCCCATGCTCCCCAGGTGGAGGAACTTGAGAGCGCAGGGGCCGTCCTCGCGGCGTGCGAGGTACACCTGTCCGAAGCCGCCGGCTCCCAGCTTCCTCTCGATGCGGTAGCCACCCACCTCCAGGCCTGGCCGCACCTCGTCTTCATGGGAGGGCGTCACGGGGTTTCTTCCTCGGGAACGTGGGGGGGTGACGTGGGGAGTCGAGTCATGGGGGGAACCTCCGGAGTGGGACGCTACCAGAATCCCGAGGGGAGGAGGCACGCGTGGGTGGGTGGGCCGTGGACCTCCATTGAATCCGCCGCGTGCCTGTCCTTGGATAAGGGCGCCCCCGGTCCCGGAAAGTCCCAGTCTCATGTCGTCGAGCCGCCTCGCCGTGCCCTTGCTCGTGGGTTTGTTCGCCCTCGTTTCGCCATTCGTCCATGGCGCGGAGCCCCAGGGCCGCATCGGATTTCGCGGCTACGGCACGGACGTGGGCATCGAGACCCAGGAAATCTCCTGGGTCGTGCAGGACGGGGATGGCTTCGTGTGGGCCTGCGCCTCGGACGCGATGTACCGCTTCGATGGAGGACGCTTCGAGCGCTTCGACAGTGAATTCGGGCTGCCCTCCACGGATGTGAATGACCTGACGCTCGATGCGCGGGGGCACCTGCTCCTGGTGACCCGCAAGGGCGTGGTGCGCTGGGATGGCCGCCGCTTCGTTCCGGTGCGGATGCCGGACGGCGGCGCACGGGTGTGGAGTGTCCGCGTGGATCCCTCGAATCGGATGTGGGTGGGCACCGAGTACGGCCTGTTCGTGCAATCCGGAGCGGATCGCTTCGTTCCAGTGCATGGCTGGCCGGGAGGGCCGGTGTTGATGTTGGGGATGGATGCATCGGGGGCGCTCCAGGTGGTGTCCGACACCCTCCTGGGGAGCCGGGATCCCCAGGGGGGATGGCTGGTTCACGCGCTTCCCGGGCGTCCAGAGGGCATTCGAGCGCTCGTGCGGGACGGTCAGGGCCGTCTGTGGTTGAGCTCCGAGGGGTGGTTGGCCATGCAACCGAAGGGCGGGGGGCCGCTGAGGGATCGCTCCTCGCTCCTGGAGGGGCTACCGGGGGCGGGCAATCGCTTGCACGTGGGACGCCGGGGACAGCTCCAGGTGCCGAGCGCCCGGGGACTGCTTGAGGTGGAGGGAGACCACGTCGAATTGCTGCGGCTGAGCCTGCCCGAGCGGGTGTCCCGGGCGTGGGACATCCTGGAGGACCGGCAGGGAACGTTGTGGGCCGCGAGCGTGGGGGTGCACCGCTCCCTGGGCCGGGGGTTGTGGCGCGTCCACGATGCCTCCACCGGACTGCCCTCGAGCATCGTCTGGGGTCTGGCCCGAGGGGGCGATGGGACCTTGTGGGTGGGAACCGAGAAGGGCCTCGCCCATGCCACCCAGGAGGGGTGGGGTGTGGTGCCGGGGTTGGAGGACTTCTCGCTCAAGGCCTTGCTCGTGGATCCGGACGGCGCGGTGTGGTCCGCGGGAAGACCCTCCGGGCTGCACCGCTACGAGCCCGGGAGCGGAACGCTGCGAACGTTTGGCAAGGCGTCTGGCTATTCGGCGAAGAACACCTTCAGCCTCCTTCGCGAGCCCGATGGCACGTTGTGGGCGGCGACCACCTCGGGTCTGTTGCGAGGCGTGGTGGAGCAGGGGGAGGCCTCCTTCACGAACGTGCTGCCCACGACGCCCGGGGGAATGGCTTTCGTTGGCCTGGCGCGCGACGCGGAGGGGCGGCTGTGGGCCTCGGGGGACGGATTGTTCGTGCGGGAGATGGGAAGATTCCGGCATCTGGTGGGAAAGGAGGAGGGCCTGCGCCATGATCACCTGTCCTTCCTGCTCATCCGGCGAGATGGCCGCATGTGTGTCGCCTACCACGAGCCCCTGGGGTTGAGTTGTTTCTCCTACCGCGAGGGGCGGCTCACGGATCTGGTGCATCTGGATCGCGGCACGGGGCTGCACAGCAACTTCATCTACCAATTGGGGGAGGACGCGGCGGGGCGGCTGTGGATTGGCACGGGAGCGGGCGTGCATGTCGTGAGCGGGGATGGAACGCTCGAGCACTTCGGGGCGAGCGGGGGTGCTCCCGGTGACGACTTCAATGGCAACTCCTTCCTGGCGGACCAGGACGGGGCGGTGTGGACGGGCACCACGATGGGGCTCGGCCGCTTCGATGGGGCGCGCTACGGGGGTCCCGTGGAGCCGCGCATCGCCCTGCTCGGCATCCACCTGGGGGCGCGGACGTGGTCACGGCCTCCCCTGGAGGGAATCGAGGCCAGGCCTGGCGAGGACGCCTTGCAGGTGCGCTTCGCCGACCTGGGAGCGCTCGACGAGGGAGAGCTGGAGCATGAGGCGCGCCTGGTGGGGCTGGATGACTGGCACCCGGTGACGGGGCGCTCGGTGCGCTATGGGTCGCTCCCGCCGGGCGAGTACCGCTTCGAGCTTCGCGCACGCAATGGCCAGGGGGTGTGGAAGCGGGGCGTGGAGTTCGAGCTGCGGATTCCAACGCCCTGGTGGGCGTCCTGGTGGGCACGGGGCTTGGGAGGGCTGTCCCTGGGGGTGGTGGTGATGGGAATCGGCCGGTGGCGGAGCGTGGCGTTGCGCCGCCGCAACTCGGAACTGGAGCGCCTGGTGGAGGCGCGCACCGCCGAGCTTGCCCGGGAGCGTGAGAAGGTGGCCCAGGCGGAGAAGCTCTCGGCCATGGGACAACTCATGGCGCGGCTGTCCCATGAGATCAACAATCCGCTGACGGCCATCCACAACAACCTGCCGCCCGTGCGTGAGTATTTCGAACAACAGGCGGAGGTGTTGAGGCACTGCCGGGAGCGGCTGAGCGCGCATCCGGACGAGGCCCGCGAGTTGGAGCGGATCTGGCGCGAGCAGCAATTGGATTTCGTGTTGGAGGACACACCGGAGGCGCTGGAGACGATGCGTTTCGCCACCGAGCGCATCCGTTCCATCCAGGCGGACCTGAGGGCGTTCCTGAGAGGGGAGCGCCCCCGGCTGGAGGTGGGAGACCTCAACGAGACGGTGCGTGCCACGGTGGAGTTCGTACGGCGCTCGTTGCCTCCGGGGGCGCGGGTCGACGTGGACTGCGGTGACGTGCCGCGATTCGCCTTTCATGCCGGACAGTTGGGGCAGGTGTTGCTCAATCTCCTGCGCAATGCGTTGGATGCCATGGGGAGTGAAGGGGGCGAGGTGCGGGTGAGCACCCGGGTGGTGGCGGAAGGCCAGGTGGAACTGGTGGTGGCCGACGATGGGCCGGGGATTCCTCCCGTGCTGCGCGCGCGCATCTTCGAGCCCTTCTTCACCACGAAGGACGTGGGCCGGGGCTCGGGCCTGGGGTTGGCCATCTGCCGGCAGATCATCGCGGAGAACCACCAGGGCTCCCTCGAGCTGGACGAGTCGGTGCCGAGAGGCGCGTGCTTCCGGATCCGGCTGCCGCTCGTGTAGGTCGAAAGAATCTCTCAACCCCGGAGGATGAATGGCACCCCCGTACGAGTCCCACATGCCCGTAGCTCCCGAAGTCGCGCGGTACGCGGAGGCGGTCGTGAGCCGCCTTCAATCCCTGCTCGGTGATTCGCTCCTGGGCGCCTACCTCATTGGCTCGGGGAGTCTGGGGGGGTACGAACCCGGGAGCAGCGACATCGACATCATCGCGGTCTGCGCGGCTCCCGTGGCGCTTCACGTCAAGCAAGCCATCGCGCAAGCACTGGACCATCGGGTGCTGCCCTGTCCCGCGCGAGGTCTGGAGTTCGTCCTCTACTCGAAGGGCGCGGTGTCCGAGCCGGAGCGAAGCCCCCGGTTCGAGCTGAACTTCAACACGGGCGCGGGGATGACCTACCGCTTCAGTCCGGGGCCGGAGAACGAGCCGGCCCATTGGTATGTCATCGACCTCGACATCGCCCGCGAGCACGCGGTGCCCCTGGCGGGGCCGCCCGCGCGTGAGCTGCTGGCCCGACAGCCCCGGGCCTGGGTGCTCGGGGCCATCCGGGATTCCCTCGCGTGGCATGCCCGGGAGGAGCCCGTGAGTCCCAACAA from Melittangium boletus DSM 14713 includes the following:
- a CDS encoding sensor histidine kinase codes for the protein MSSSRLAVPLLVGLFALVSPFVHGAEPQGRIGFRGYGTDVGIETQEISWVVQDGDGFVWACASDAMYRFDGGRFERFDSEFGLPSTDVNDLTLDARGHLLLVTRKGVVRWDGRRFVPVRMPDGGARVWSVRVDPSNRMWVGTEYGLFVQSGADRFVPVHGWPGGPVLMLGMDASGALQVVSDTLLGSRDPQGGWLVHALPGRPEGIRALVRDGQGRLWLSSEGWLAMQPKGGGPLRDRSSLLEGLPGAGNRLHVGRRGQLQVPSARGLLEVEGDHVELLRLSLPERVSRAWDILEDRQGTLWAASVGVHRSLGRGLWRVHDASTGLPSSIVWGLARGGDGTLWVGTEKGLAHATQEGWGVVPGLEDFSLKALLVDPDGAVWSAGRPSGLHRYEPGSGTLRTFGKASGYSAKNTFSLLREPDGTLWAATTSGLLRGVVEQGEASFTNVLPTTPGGMAFVGLARDAEGRLWASGDGLFVREMGRFRHLVGKEEGLRHDHLSFLLIRRDGRMCVAYHEPLGLSCFSYREGRLTDLVHLDRGTGLHSNFIYQLGEDAAGRLWIGTGAGVHVVSGDGTLEHFGASGGAPGDDFNGNSFLADQDGAVWTGTTMGLGRFDGARYGGPVEPRIALLGIHLGARTWSRPPLEGIEARPGEDALQVRFADLGALDEGELEHEARLVGLDDWHPVTGRSVRYGSLPPGEYRFELRARNGQGVWKRGVEFELRIPTPWWASWWARGLGGLSLGVVVMGIGRWRSVALRRRNSELERLVEARTAELAREREKVAQAEKLSAMGQLMARLSHEINNPLTAIHNNLPPVREYFEQQAEVLRHCRERLSAHPDEARELERIWREQQLDFVLEDTPEALETMRFATERIRSIQADLRAFLRGERPRLEVGDLNETVRATVEFVRRSLPPGARVDVDCGDVPRFAFHAGQLGQVLLNLLRNALDAMGSEGGEVRVSTRVVAEGQVELVVADDGPGIPPVLRARIFEPFFTTKDVGRGSGLGLAICRQIIAENHQGSLELDESVPRGACFRIRLPLV
- a CDS encoding aminoglycoside adenylyltransferase domain-containing protein, which translates into the protein MPVAPEVARYAEAVVSRLQSLLGDSLLGAYLIGSGSLGGYEPGSSDIDIIAVCAAPVALHVKQAIAQALDHRVLPCPARGLEFVLYSKGAVSEPERSPRFELNFNTGAGMTYRFSPGPENEPAHWYVIDLDIAREHAVPLAGPPARELLARQPRAWVLGAIRDSLAWHAREEPVSPNNVLNACRAWRHAEEGVWCTKREAAAWARTRLEDPSLIDAALERRRGLPGPGLDAEAVRALVRRVQDAVERA